The Impatiens glandulifera chromosome 3, dImpGla2.1, whole genome shotgun sequence genome contains a region encoding:
- the LOC124928886 gene encoding L-ascorbate oxidase homolog, whose protein sequence is MPLNLPLLLLFLSIAVVRADDPYRFFTWNVTYGDIYPLGVRQQGILINGQFPGPDIYSMTNDNLIINVFNSLDDPFLLSWNGIQNRRNSFEDGVNGTTCPIPPGKNFTYIFQVKDQIGSYYYFPSLAFHKAAGGFGGLRILSRPRIPVPFPDPSGDYTVLIGDWYKSNHTDLKAILDGGNKLPFVDGILVNGRGPNGTSFTVEQGKTYRLRISNIGLQNSLNFRIQDHRMKLIEVEGTHTLQESYSSLDVHLGQSYSVLITADQPPRDYFIVVSTRFTTPVLTTTVKLRYSNSNGPPQGPLPGGPTIQIDWSLNQARSIRTNLTASGPRPNPQGSYHYGLIPVTKTIRLASSAGQVNGKQRYAVNSVSFVPLDTPLKIVDYFKLGGFRVGSISDYPTGQGIYTDTSVMAADYRAFVEIVFENPEDIVQSWHLSGYSFFVVGMDGGSWSSGSRDQYNLRDGVGRYTVQVYPNSWTAIYVALDNVGMWNVRSEMWARQYLGQQFYLRVYTDSTSLRDEYPIPRNALLCGRAAGRRTRP, encoded by the exons ATGCCACTCAATCTACCTCTGCTTCTCCTCTTTCTTTCCATTGCCGTGGTCAGAGCCGATGATCCCTACAGGTTTTTCACCTGGAATGTTACTTATGGTGATATCTATCCGCTCGGTGTTCGTCAACAG GGAATTCTCATCAATGGCCAATTCCCTGGTCCTGATATATACTCCATGACCAATGACAATCTCATCATCAACGTCTTCAACAGCTTGGACGATCCTTTTCTCCTCTCCTG GAATGGAATTCAGAACAGGAGGAATTCGTTTGAAGATGGAGTTAACGGGACAACATGTCCAATACCTCCAGGGAAGAACTTCACATACATTTTCCAGGTGAAGGATCAAATTGGAAGCTATTACTACTTCCCATCACTCGCATTCCACAAGGCTGCAGGTGGTTTTGGTGGCCTCCGCATCCTCAGCCGCCCAAGAATTCCAGTGCCCTTTCCAGATCCTTCCGGGGATTATACGGTCTTAATTGGAGATTGGTATAAGTCTAATCATACg GATCTAAAAGCTATTCTTGATGGAGGCAATAAGTTACCATTTGTTGATGGCATCCTTGTTAATGGTCGAGGACCTAATGGTACCTCTTTCACGGTTGAACAag GAAAAACATACAGACTTAGGATATCAAATATTGGGCTCCAAAACTCGCTCAACTTCAGGATTCAAGACCACAGGATGAAGCTAATAGAAGTGGAAGGAACACACACTCTTCAAGAATCCTATTCATCCTTAGACGTTCATCTCGGCCAATCCTACTCTGTCCTCATAACAGCAGATCAACCCCCTCGAGACTACTTCATCGTCGTCTCAACCCGATTCACCACTCCCGTCCTCACAACCACAGTCAAGCTTCGCTACTCCAACTCAAACGGACCACCACAAGGCCCTCTCCCGGGTGGTCCAACCATCCAGATTGACTGGTCTCTTAACCAAGCTCGATCCATTAGGACTAACCTTACCGCCAGTGGGCCCAGACCAAACCCACAAGGTTCATACCACTATGGTCTAATACCAGTCACCAAGACAATCAGGCTGGCCAGCTCAGCTGGCCAAGTAAACGGGAAACAGAGGTATGCGGTAAATAGTGTTTCTTTTGTTCCACTTGACACGCCGTTGAAGATAGTGGATTACTTTAAGCTTGGAGGTTTTCGAGTTGGAAGCATATCGGATTACCCAACTGGGCAGGGTATTTACACTGACACGTCAGTTATGGCTGCGGATTATAGAGCATTTGTTGAAATCGTGTTTGAAAACCCTGAAGACATCGTTCAGAGTTGGCACCTTTCTGGATATTCATTCTTTGTAGTTGG GATGGATGGAGGTTCGTGGTCTTCTGGAAGTAGGGACCAGTACAACCTTAGAGATGGAGTGGGTCGTTATACTGTCCAG gtATACCCGAATTCATGGACAGCGATTTATGTTGCACTCGATAATGTTGGAATGTGGAACGTGAGATCGGAGATGTGGGCAAGACAATACCTAGGTCAACAGTTTTACTTGAGGGTTTACACAGATTCAACATCTCTTAGGGATGAATATCCTATTCCCAGAAATGCACTTCTATGTGGTAGGGCAGCTGGGAGACGCACAAGGCcataa